From the Niveibacterium microcysteis genome, the window GGCCGCCAATTTGGCGGCCTTTTGTTCATGCAAGCGCGTAGCTCAGGGTTTCGGCTGCCCTTGAAGCTCGATGACAACGCGACGATCGGGGGCCAGGCAAGCCACGTACTCCGCGTTGTCGCGGTTCTTCGGATTGATCTGGTCACACTTCGCGAGCGGATCGCTGCTGCCCTTGCCGACCACTTCGAATTTTTCCGCCGGCAGACCCTTCTTGACCAGATAGTCGCGGACGGTAGCGGCACGGCGTTCTGACAGTTTGCGATTGAACTCGGGCGCCCCCAGGCGATCGGTGTAACCGGTTACCGTGATGCGGTCGATCTTGAAGCGGCTGGCGTCGCTGACGAACTTGTCGAGCGAGCCAGTTCCCTCCGGCCGTAGCGCATCGCTACGGTAATGGAAGAGGGCGTCGGCGCCTTGCTTGCTGGTCAGCGCTGCGGTGCGAGCGCGCTCGGCGAGCGCGTCGCTTCGAGCGGGTCGGTTTGCAAGGGCTGCCGCGGTATCGAGCGGCTTGGGAATCACGACGTCGGTTGCACAGGTGACTGCCGCGTCCTCGGCCGGTGCCTCGCGGCGATCTTCTTCCGGAGCTTCTTTCGCCAGCGGGGCGAGCTTCAGCGCCGGCAGCAGGCGGTGTGCTTGCGCAAGGAGCCGGTACTCGGCAACGATGGCATCGGTGCGCGCGCGGGTCAGCGAGCGGCGAGCCTCGAACAACTCGTTCTCGGTATCAAGCAGATCGAGCAAGGTGCGCTGTCCGATATCGAACTGCTGGCGATAGGCGTCGCGGGCCTTCTCGGTGGAGAGCGCGTGCTGCTCCATGTAGGCAATCTGTTCGCGCAGTGCACGCACATCGTTGTAGGCGATACCGGTCTGTTGTGCGACATCGCGGCAGGTTTTGTCGCGCAGATCGATTGCCTGGTAGTACAGCTCGGATGACTGCTTGACGCGCGCCTGATCGGAGCCGCCACGGAAGAGGTTGTAGTTGAGGACGACCTGCGCCTGCGTCGAATTGTAGTTGCCGGGCGCGCCGTCGAGGTTGCGGTCCCAGTTCTGCCCGACGCGCAGCTCTACGCTCGGCATGTAGCCTGCGCGACGCAGCTCGGTTTCGGCACGTGCAGCACGTAGTGCGGCGACCGCAGCCTGGAAGGAGGGGTTCGCGGCAACCGCGTCGGTGACCGGATTCGTACCCTGCGGCAAGGCGGTGCTGACATCGGGGAGCGAAGCGAGCGTCGCGCCGGGCATCTGGCCGACAATGCGGCGATAGCGTTCGGTGACGTCGTGCAGGTTCGAGGTTTCGGTCAACCAGTTGGACTGCGCGAGGGCCAGGCGGCCAGCGGCCTGCTCAAGGTCCACCCGCCGGCCGACACCGGCTTTGACGCGATCTTCGATCTGGCCGAATACCTCGCGGTGCGTGGCCCAGTTGTCGCGCGCAAGCTCCTCGAGCTTGCGATAGCGAAGCACATCGGCGTAGGCCTGGGCGGCCCCGAGCGCGACATCATCGGACGTGGCGAGCAACTCGTAGTAGCGTGCGAGCTTGCTGTAGCCGAGCCGTTTCACGTCGCTCGACGTGGCGAAACCATCGAACACCAACTGTCGCAGCGTGACGCTTGCGCCGGGGCGGTTGAACCAGCCGGTATCCACGCTCGGATAGTCGCGGCGTTCCTGGCCGGCAAAGGCCTCGACGTCCACGCGGGGAAACCAGTTGCCCCGCGCGGCACCCTGTTCGTTTTCGGCGGCCCGAAGCGCGTGGTAGCGCGCCATGACTTCGGGGTTCTTCATGATCGCCTGCTCGACGGCTTCCGGCAGGCTGTTCCCGGCAAAAGCGGGGCTGACAAAGGCTGTAGCGACGAGTGCGGCAAGAAGCGAATATTTCGCCAAACGCATGGGTGATTGTGTCCTGTCTGCAATGCAAAATCCCAGCGCCAGGGTGGCTGGACGGGATATGTCGCGCGGATTATTCACGTAAGATCAAGAAAAACAAAGGCTTGAAGGCGTTATCGTGCCGTATTTCACACATAGGCTCGCGGATTTAACGGGTGTTTGCGAAATTAGCGATTTCGCATCGCCGGCGGCGGTCAAGACTGCCGAACACCTGTCGATCATCCTTATTGATTTGCCTGTCTGAAGAAGATTGCGCCGAGCCGGTTTCTGGTGACTTCCGTTCGTATCAAATCCGCCTTCGCCTGCAGGGCTACCGCACGCTTGTGGGGTGCCTTGGCGTGCGTTGTGCTGGCGGCGAGCGCCATGCTCACGCTGGCGGACGACGCGTCGCTCATCGCCTTGGCCAAGCAGCGCTATGGTGCCGCGGCGGGCGCGCTGGTTCAGGAGTGGCGCGAGTTCATCGTGGCGCAGAAGGGCGTGCCGGAGGCTGATGCACTCAAGCGGGTCAACGACTTCTTCAATCGCCGGATCCGCTTTGCCGATGACGCTGAGATCTGGCGCCAGCCCGACTACTGGGCAACCCCGATCGAAATGATGGGCAAGGGCGCAGGCGACTGCGAGGACTACACCATTGCCAAGTATTTTTCGCTGCGCGAGCTGGGCGTGCCGGCCGCCAAGCTGCGGCTGATCTATGTGAAGGCACGGATCGGCGGCCCTGCCAGTTCGATCACGCAGGCTCACATGGTGCTCGGTTACTACGAGACGCCGGACGCGCAGCCGCTGGTGCTGGACAGCCTGATCGGCGAGATCCGACCTGCAGCACAGCGCCCGGATCTGGTGCCGGTATTCAGCTTCAACGCCGAGGGCGTATACGCCGGCGGCGCGGTCAGCTCGATCGAACGGCTGTCGCGATGGAAAGACCTGCAACTCAAAATGAAGGCCGAGGGCTACACGCCCTGAGGAGAAACGATGTCATTGCTCCGCCAACTCTGGATCACGGTGATTTTCGCGAGCCTGCTCGCCTGGCTTGGCAGCTTTGCTGTCAGCACCGTGACCGCGCGCAACTATCTCGAACAGCAGTTGCTGGCGCAGGGCGCCGATGCGGCGACCTCGCTTGCGCTGTCGATGACGCAGAACGCGAAGGACCCGGCGATGCGCGAATTGATGGTGACCGCGCTGTTCGATTCCGGCCATTTCGAGTTGGTGCGATTCAGCGACGTCGGCGGCGCAGTGAGCGTGGAGCGGCGCCAGCAGGTAGTGGAGACCGATGCGCCTGCGTGGTTCGTACACATGCTGCCGATCGAGGCCAAGCCCGGTGAGGCACTTGTCAGCGACGGTTGGAGCCAGGCCGGCAAGGTCACCGTGATCGCCCACAAACGCT encodes:
- a CDS encoding TolC family outer membrane protein; the protein is MRLAKYSLLAALVATAFVSPAFAGNSLPEAVEQAIMKNPEVMARYHALRAAENEQGAARGNWFPRVDVEAFAGQERRDYPSVDTGWFNRPGASVTLRQLVFDGFATSSDVKRLGYSKLARYYELLATSDDVALGAAQAYADVLRYRKLEELARDNWATHREVFGQIEDRVKAGVGRRVDLEQAAGRLALAQSNWLTETSNLHDVTERYRRIVGQMPGATLASLPDVSTALPQGTNPVTDAVAANPSFQAAVAALRAARAETELRRAGYMPSVELRVGQNWDRNLDGAPGNYNSTQAQVVLNYNLFRGGSDQARVKQSSELYYQAIDLRDKTCRDVAQQTGIAYNDVRALREQIAYMEQHALSTEKARDAYRQQFDIGQRTLLDLLDTENELFEARRSLTRARTDAIVAEYRLLAQAHRLLPALKLAPLAKEAPEEDRREAPAEDAAVTCATDVVIPKPLDTAAALANRPARSDALAERARTAALTSKQGADALFHYRSDALRPEGTGSLDKFVSDASRFKIDRITVTGYTDRLGAPEFNRKLSERRAATVRDYLVKKGLPAEKFEVVGKGSSDPLAKCDQINPKNRDNAEYVACLAPDRRVVIELQGQPKP
- a CDS encoding transglutaminase-like cysteine peptidase; protein product: MTSVRIKSAFACRATARLWGALACVVLAASAMLTLADDASLIALAKQRYGAAAGALVQEWREFIVAQKGVPEADALKRVNDFFNRRIRFADDAEIWRQPDYWATPIEMMGKGAGDCEDYTIAKYFSLRELGVPAAKLRLIYVKARIGGPASSITQAHMVLGYYETPDAQPLVLDSLIGEIRPAAQRPDLVPVFSFNAEGVYAGGAVSSIERLSRWKDLQLKMKAEGYTP